From a region of the Corallococcus coralloides DSM 2259 genome:
- a CDS encoding haloalkane dehalogenase — protein MSMVHQVQVLDSFISYREAGTGSPIVFLHGNPTSSHVWRNVIPRLADRGLCLAPDLIGMGDSGKPDIPYRFSDHVTYLDAWFDALGLRDVVLVGYDWGGVLALDWARRHPDRVRGVAVFETFLRPMRWSDWPPQGEQLFRALRTPEVGEQLVLEQNAFLEKSFANGVQHGLAESDRAVYQAPYPDAASRRPVLQWPREIPIEGEPADVAAVIERYDAWLAQPSVKPVLLLTFGDTGLNAPHIIEWARGNLPALEIVPLGRAGHHAPEDAPEDIARALQAWMDRSAR, from the coding sequence ATGTCCATGGTTCACCAGGTCCAGGTCCTGGATTCGTTCATCTCCTACCGCGAGGCCGGGACGGGCTCGCCCATCGTGTTCCTGCACGGCAACCCCACGTCCTCACACGTGTGGCGAAACGTCATCCCGAGGCTCGCCGACCGGGGCCTGTGCCTCGCGCCCGACCTCATCGGCATGGGGGATTCGGGCAAGCCGGACATCCCGTACCGGTTCTCGGACCATGTGACGTACCTCGATGCGTGGTTCGATGCGCTCGGCCTGCGGGACGTCGTGCTCGTCGGCTACGACTGGGGCGGAGTGCTGGCCCTGGATTGGGCGCGGCGTCATCCGGACCGCGTGCGGGGCGTGGCCGTGTTCGAGACGTTCCTGCGCCCCATGCGCTGGAGCGACTGGCCTCCCCAGGGCGAGCAACTGTTCCGCGCCCTGCGCACGCCGGAGGTCGGTGAGCAGCTCGTGCTCGAACAGAACGCGTTCCTCGAGAAGTCCTTCGCGAACGGCGTCCAGCATGGACTCGCGGAGAGCGACCGGGCCGTCTATCAGGCCCCCTATCCAGACGCGGCGTCGCGACGCCCGGTGCTGCAGTGGCCTCGGGAGATTCCGATCGAGGGTGAGCCCGCCGACGTCGCCGCGGTGATCGAGCGCTATGATGCGTGGCTCGCGCAGCCGTCCGTGAAGCCGGTGCTCCTGCTGACCTTCGGGGACACCGGGCTGAACGCGCCGCACATCATCGAGTGGGCGCGCGGCAATCTCCCGGCCCTCGAAATCGTTCCGCTGGGACGCGCCGGGCACCATGCCCCGGAAGACGCGCCGGAGGACATCGCTCGCGCCCTCCAGGCCTGGATGGACCGCTCCGCGCGGTGA
- a CDS encoding nucleotidyl transferase AbiEii/AbiGii toxin family protein yields the protein MSGPTKPESPRRVLPAGYERDDNRPDVFDPALKHHDAAFIKGPPRFEDPTEAARFREARSRLLRRCLAGIGRSPVGEQVIARGSAVLELWYGGRARPAKDLDFVVTSASVSPTSREGMQLMADLTRAVTDALGQEGIHLDPASIPVDGIWTYERAEGRRLTFPWSWEGRVRDSVQVDVVFNEQLLTSPLRHTVEGVPVQVATPEESLAWKLLWLRNDSWPQGKDLYDAVLLAEDTRLPPGFLQRVFEARQNSWIAPIRPGAFEFAGALDWPNFVLEHPSLAGATLEEFLARLDRALQRGI from the coding sequence ATGAGCGGCCCCACGAAGCCCGAATCGCCGCGGCGCGTTCTTCCCGCGGGCTATGAGCGGGACGACAACCGGCCAGACGTGTTCGACCCGGCCCTCAAGCACCACGACGCAGCCTTCATCAAGGGTCCGCCCCGCTTCGAGGACCCCACGGAGGCGGCCCGCTTCCGTGAGGCCCGTTCCCGGCTCCTCCGGCGGTGCCTCGCGGGCATTGGCCGCAGTCCCGTGGGTGAGCAGGTCATCGCGCGTGGCAGCGCCGTCCTCGAGCTCTGGTACGGCGGGCGCGCCCGGCCTGCCAAGGACCTCGACTTCGTCGTCACGTCCGCGTCCGTGAGCCCGACGTCGCGCGAGGGCATGCAGCTCATGGCGGACCTGACCCGGGCCGTCACGGATGCGCTGGGGCAGGAAGGCATCCACCTGGATCCGGCGAGCATCCCGGTGGACGGCATCTGGACCTACGAGCGCGCCGAGGGCCGCCGGCTCACGTTCCCGTGGAGCTGGGAGGGGCGCGTCCGCGACTCGGTCCAGGTCGACGTCGTGTTCAACGAACAGCTGCTCACATCCCCGCTCCGGCACACGGTGGAGGGAGTGCCGGTCCAGGTCGCCACGCCAGAGGAGTCCCTGGCGTGGAAGCTGCTCTGGCTCAGAAATGACAGCTGGCCCCAGGGCAAGGACCTCTACGACGCGGTCCTGCTCGCGGAAGACACCCGCCTGCCACCGGGCTTTCTCCAGCGCGTGTTCGAGGCGAGGCAGAACTCGTGGATCGCTCCCATCCGTCCGGGGGCGTTCGAATTCGCGGGCGCGCTGGACTGGCCCAACTTCGTGCTCGAGCACCCCTCGCTCGCCGGAGCGACGCTCGAGGAGTTCCTGGCACGGTTGGACCGGGCACTCCAGCGGGGCATCTGA
- a CDS encoding LysR family transcriptional regulator: protein MSISIAALDLNLLLVLHTVLTERSVVRAAERLHVTPSAISNSLARLRSVLGDPLVTRKGRGIVPTPRALALAPAIARGLRELESGLHEAPFEPARCTRTFTLAVADAGQVTWGPRIAARMAEEMPNARLSVVGIASLVALGDLTSSQVDLHIGLAGRGAGLHVEPLLDERTVLVAREDHPALAKRLSPRALSALRHVGVEMVPGKGFRDLVGAAYARAGIRREVAMTVPSFLTAAAMVAATDLVATLPESLVAAQGSRLGVRGVNAQIPAHTVKLALCWHDRTHADPAARCFRELVRRAVLEA, encoded by the coding sequence GTGAGCATTTCGATCGCCGCCCTCGACCTCAACCTCCTCCTGGTGCTCCACACCGTCCTCACCGAGCGAAGCGTGGTGCGCGCGGCCGAGCGGCTCCACGTCACGCCTTCCGCCATCAGCAACAGCCTGGCGCGCCTCAGGTCCGTGCTGGGCGACCCGCTCGTCACGCGCAAGGGCCGTGGCATCGTCCCCACGCCCCGCGCGCTCGCGCTGGCCCCCGCCATCGCCCGAGGCCTGCGTGAACTGGAGTCCGGGCTTCATGAAGCCCCATTCGAGCCGGCTCGTTGCACGCGCACCTTCACGCTCGCCGTCGCCGATGCGGGTCAGGTCACCTGGGGACCGCGAATCGCCGCCAGGATGGCCGAAGAGATGCCGAACGCGCGCCTCTCCGTGGTCGGCATCGCCTCGCTCGTGGCACTCGGGGACCTGACCTCGTCCCAGGTCGACCTGCACATCGGCCTCGCCGGACGGGGCGCGGGCCTGCACGTCGAACCATTGCTGGACGAGCGCACCGTCCTCGTGGCCCGCGAAGACCACCCCGCGCTCGCGAAGCGCCTGTCCCCACGTGCGCTCAGCGCGCTCCGTCACGTGGGCGTGGAGATGGTCCCGGGCAAGGGCTTCCGGGACCTTGTTGGCGCCGCATACGCACGCGCGGGCATCCGCCGCGAGGTCGCCATGACGGTCCCCTCGTTCCTGACGGCGGCGGCGATGGTGGCCGCGACCGACCTCGTCGCGACGTTGCCGGAGTCACTCGTCGCGGCGCAGGGCTCGCGCCTGGGCGTTCGCGGCGTCAACGCACAGATTCCTGCGCACACCGTCAAGCTGGCCCTGTGCTGGCATGACCGCACGCATGCGGACCCGGCTGCGCGTTGCTTCCGCGAACTGGTCCGGCGCGCGGTCCTGGAGGCGTGA
- a CDS encoding DUF1801 domain-containing protein, whose protein sequence is MATTTRVPQTIDAYLANVTDPAAKKTLTALRTQLRKLLPKATETISYQMPAFKVDGDLVAGFAFFKKHCGFYPGSGSVVPALKSELEGYTTSKGGVTFPPDEPLPAKLVKKLVQTRLAEIATRAKKPAAAKKSAVAKKALITERITDAAVKEATGRDWKAWMRALDKAGAAGLTHKQLAALVGREVESGWWQQSIAVAYEQARGKRVVGETAATGFQVGVVRTLPMTTPELWEWVTTQPERWLGPGATLKAEVGGRYEAPKRRGAPGVRGEVRVVKPGQRLRMTWETDGWKKPATLQLTVTPKTKGASLHVHMEKLPDAEVREAMRERWSKVLAQVA, encoded by the coding sequence ATGGCGACGACGACCCGAGTCCCGCAGACGATTGACGCCTATCTGGCGAACGTGACCGACCCTGCGGCGAAGAAGACCCTGACCGCCCTGCGCACGCAGCTGCGCAAGCTGCTCCCCAAGGCCACCGAGACCATCAGCTACCAGATGCCCGCCTTCAAGGTGGACGGGGACCTCGTGGCGGGCTTCGCGTTCTTCAAGAAGCACTGCGGCTTCTACCCCGGCAGCGGCAGCGTGGTGCCGGCGCTGAAGTCGGAGCTGGAGGGCTACACCACGTCGAAGGGCGGCGTCACCTTTCCACCGGACGAACCGCTCCCGGCGAAGCTGGTGAAGAAGTTGGTGCAGACACGGCTCGCGGAGATCGCCACGCGCGCGAAGAAGCCCGCGGCCGCGAAGAAGTCCGCGGTCGCGAAGAAGGCGCTCATCACCGAACGCATCACGGACGCGGCGGTGAAGGAGGCCACCGGCCGTGACTGGAAGGCCTGGATGCGCGCCCTGGACAAGGCGGGGGCGGCAGGGCTGACCCACAAGCAGCTGGCCGCGCTCGTGGGCCGGGAGGTCGAGTCCGGCTGGTGGCAGCAGTCCATCGCCGTGGCGTATGAGCAGGCCCGCGGCAAGCGGGTGGTGGGCGAGACCGCCGCCACGGGCTTCCAGGTGGGCGTGGTGCGCACGCTGCCGATGACCACACCCGAACTCTGGGAGTGGGTCACCACGCAACCGGAGCGCTGGCTGGGCCCGGGCGCGACGCTGAAGGCCGAAGTGGGAGGCCGTTATGAGGCCCCCAAGCGTCGCGGCGCGCCCGGCGTGCGAGGCGAAGTCCGGGTGGTGAAGCCCGGCCAGCGCCTTCGCATGACCTGGGAGACGGACGGCTGGAAGAAGCCGGCGACGTTGCAGCTCACGGTGACGCCCAAGACGAAGGGCGCCTCCCTCCACGTGCACATGGAGAAGCTCCCGGACGCGGAGGTCCGCGAGGCCATGCGCGAGCGCTGGTCCAAGGTCCTCGCCCAGGTTGCCTAG
- a CDS encoding ArsR/SmtB family transcription factor gives MEKHPEQLNGIFQALADPTRRAVIARLGKGPASISDLAKPFDMALPSFMKHIHFLEDSGLIRTHKEGRVRTCALEKKPFAAVESWLSAQRALWEARTDRLEQFVTTLSNKE, from the coding sequence GTGGAAAAGCATCCGGAACAGCTGAATGGAATTTTCCAGGCACTCGCGGATCCGACCCGCCGGGCGGTGATTGCGCGTCTGGGAAAGGGCCCCGCCAGCATCAGTGACCTGGCGAAGCCCTTCGACATGGCCCTGCCGTCCTTCATGAAGCACATCCACTTCCTGGAGGACAGCGGGCTCATCCGCACGCACAAAGAAGGGCGCGTGCGGACGTGCGCCTTGGAGAAGAAGCCCTTCGCCGCCGTGGAGTCGTGGCTTTCCGCTCAGCGCGCCCTCTGGGAGGCCCGCACGGACCGGCTCGAGCAGTTCGTCACCACCCTTTCCAACAAGGAGTGA
- a CDS encoding 2OG-Fe(II) oxygenase: MSVATVDEGPLLGPSFFLSRTALRSLALAHRDTYGAARPHPHVVIDGFLGERLATQLAGVFPGATGAPWMRRDHPEQAARLGQLQRKAFEGVHGALRHLLAELSGMAFLDFLETLTGVKGLIADPHFRGAGLHLTLRGGHLALHADFNRDRTRALSRRLTVLYYLNPGWEPAWGGDLELWNADLTRCEARIAPVLDRLVVMAHGDTHWHGHPAALACPEGRGRATVAAYFYTAEESPDAPEAHSALWAPPRP, from the coding sequence GTGAGCGTCGCGACAGTCGATGAAGGTCCGTTGCTGGGCCCGAGCTTCTTTCTCAGCCGGACCGCGCTCCGCTCGCTCGCGTTGGCGCATCGCGACACCTACGGCGCCGCGCGGCCCCATCCGCACGTCGTCATCGACGGCTTCCTGGGAGAGCGGCTGGCGACGCAGCTGGCCGGCGTCTTTCCAGGCGCGACCGGGGCCCCCTGGATGCGCCGTGATCATCCGGAGCAGGCGGCCCGCCTGGGACAGCTTCAGCGCAAGGCCTTCGAAGGCGTGCATGGCGCGCTCCGGCACCTGCTCGCGGAGCTCTCGGGCATGGCGTTCCTCGACTTCCTGGAGACGCTCACCGGCGTCAAAGGGCTCATCGCGGATCCGCACTTCCGGGGCGCCGGGCTGCACCTCACGCTGCGCGGGGGGCATCTGGCGCTTCACGCGGACTTCAACCGCGATCGCACCCGCGCGCTCTCACGGCGGCTGACCGTCCTCTACTACCTGAACCCGGGCTGGGAGCCCGCGTGGGGCGGCGACCTGGAGCTGTGGAACGCCGACCTCACCCGCTGCGAGGCCCGCATCGCTCCGGTCCTGGATCGGCTGGTCGTGATGGCGCACGGCGACACCCACTGGCACGGCCACCCCGCCGCGCTGGCGTGTCCCGAAGGACGGGGCCGGGCCACGGTCGCGGCCTATTTCTACACGGCGGAGGAGTCCCCGGACGCGCCGGAGGCCCACAGCGCCCTCTGGGCGCCACCGCGTCCCTGA
- a CDS encoding SRPBCC family protein — MSPVLNPELDLSISRIIKAPRAVVWKAWTDPASFEQWWVPAPSRCKVLELDLRPGGALSTHFSETATSDFMPHMSACFLAVDKLERIVFSNAMVSGWRPADVSGMPLMTAIITLKDHPQGTDYSAHVMHKNQADRNMHHDLGFHDGWGSVTAQLAALAERRV; from the coding sequence ATGTCCCCCGTCCTGAATCCCGAGCTCGACCTGAGCATCTCCCGCATCATCAAGGCCCCTCGCGCGGTCGTCTGGAAGGCGTGGACGGACCCGGCCAGCTTCGAGCAGTGGTGGGTGCCCGCGCCGTCCCGGTGCAAGGTGTTGGAGCTGGACCTGAGGCCCGGCGGCGCGCTGTCGACGCACTTCAGCGAGACGGCCACCAGCGACTTCATGCCGCACATGAGCGCGTGCTTCCTCGCCGTCGACAAGCTCGAGCGCATCGTGTTCTCGAACGCGATGGTCTCAGGCTGGCGGCCCGCGGACGTCTCCGGCATGCCGCTCATGACGGCCATCATCACGCTGAAGGATCATCCGCAGGGCACGGACTACAGCGCCCACGTGATGCACAAGAACCAGGCGGACCGGAACATGCACCACGACCTGGGCTTCCATGACGGCTGGGGCTCCGTCACGGCGCAGCTCGCCGCGCTCGCTGAACGGCGCGTGTGA
- a CDS encoding endo alpha-1,4 polygalactosaminidase — protein sequence MPLEADDAREPEVQQQALPGSEVIDFASASTQANTDASGKSGGMAVLKTNSSNCTVGAYADCYAQYIEFSPSYTGYLSFNLSSLTQAAPTPAQVTQLSLLTKYQGPGVATSYYQWQLYRFSTSSWVSIANSQGRGDWVWTPALTLALPTTEVASNFVSSTGEIRARLIKGAGTDAAQLDSLRLQVAWDIATTCTAETDAAFCARLGASCGQVSGTDNCGQARTVASCGACQSPQTCGGGGTPNVCGEASACTVPAFPKGTTWMWDLEHNAIPTNLNAQVYVVDLFNTTAAKIQEYKTAGKKVVCYFSAGSYEDWREDANQFPQDTYCTPGENCAQSVHIMGDWCTSGGGCEWWLDHRKPAVRTVMTSRMQLAKNKGCDAVEPDNIDGYSHDDEINCTDQACWGLTAANQLDYNRWLATTAHSLCLGIALKNDVDQVPALADSFDFAINEECQKYNECGAYKTWFTNKNKAVFNAEYRVDSSGDTTNWTSCTGTGATCACGESNFAQGDMRTLVFRTASVRYDNLQLTCW from the coding sequence ATGCCATTGGAGGCGGACGACGCGCGGGAGCCGGAAGTCCAACAGCAGGCCCTGCCGGGCTCGGAGGTCATCGACTTCGCCTCCGCGAGCACGCAGGCGAACACGGACGCGTCGGGCAAGAGCGGCGGCATGGCCGTGCTCAAGACGAACAGCTCGAACTGCACGGTCGGCGCGTACGCGGACTGCTATGCGCAGTACATCGAGTTCAGCCCCAGCTACACGGGCTACCTGTCCTTCAACCTCTCCAGCCTCACCCAGGCCGCGCCCACCCCGGCGCAGGTCACCCAGCTCAGCCTGCTGACGAAGTACCAGGGGCCCGGCGTCGCCACGTCCTACTACCAGTGGCAGCTGTACCGGTTCTCCACCTCCAGCTGGGTCAGCATCGCCAACTCGCAGGGGCGCGGTGACTGGGTGTGGACGCCGGCCCTGACGCTCGCGCTCCCCACCACCGAGGTCGCGTCGAACTTCGTGTCGAGCACCGGGGAGATCCGCGCGCGCCTCATCAAGGGGGCGGGGACGGACGCGGCGCAGCTGGACAGCCTCCGGCTCCAGGTGGCGTGGGACATCGCCACGACGTGCACGGCGGAGACGGACGCGGCCTTCTGCGCGCGGCTGGGCGCGAGCTGCGGTCAGGTGAGCGGCACCGACAACTGTGGCCAGGCGCGCACGGTCGCGAGCTGTGGCGCCTGCCAGAGCCCCCAGACGTGCGGCGGTGGCGGCACCCCGAACGTCTGTGGTGAGGCTTCCGCCTGCACGGTGCCGGCCTTCCCCAAGGGCACCACCTGGATGTGGGACCTGGAGCACAACGCCATTCCCACCAACCTCAACGCCCAGGTCTACGTCGTCGACCTCTTCAACACGACCGCCGCGAAGATCCAGGAGTACAAGACCGCCGGCAAGAAGGTGGTCTGCTACTTCAGCGCGGGCTCCTATGAGGACTGGCGGGAGGACGCGAACCAGTTCCCGCAGGACACGTACTGCACCCCCGGGGAGAACTGCGCGCAGTCCGTGCACATCATGGGGGACTGGTGCACGAGCGGCGGCGGCTGTGAGTGGTGGTTGGACCACCGCAAGCCGGCGGTGCGCACGGTGATGACGTCGCGCATGCAGCTGGCGAAGAACAAGGGCTGCGACGCGGTGGAGCCGGACAACATCGACGGCTATTCGCACGACGACGAGATCAACTGCACCGACCAGGCCTGCTGGGGCCTGACGGCGGCGAACCAGCTCGACTACAACCGCTGGCTGGCCACCACCGCCCACTCGCTGTGCCTGGGCATCGCGCTCAAGAACGACGTGGACCAGGTCCCCGCGCTCGCGGACTCCTTCGACTTCGCCATCAACGAGGAGTGCCAGAAGTACAACGAGTGCGGCGCCTACAAGACCTGGTTCACGAACAAGAACAAGGCGGTCTTCAACGCCGAGTACCGCGTGGACTCGAGCGGGGACACCACCAACTGGACGTCGTGCACGGGCACAGGGGCGACCTGCGCCTGCGGTGAGAGCAACTTCGCCCAGGGGGACATGCGCACCCTGGTCTTCCGCACCGCGTCGGTCCGCTACGACAACCTCCAGTTGACCTGCTGGTAG
- a CDS encoding endonuclease/exonuclease/phosphatase family protein has protein sequence MLKLLSSAVLSLLLSLGLLPASPGETETAALAATTTTVATHNTWHGQANMRPLADIIGWQEVDTAEGHSKLGAMDAYAHFRPGDDRLDARNSIAISWRKSKFEKTGDGSRLTHGGEAGVTPSRFVNWVVLKNLATGEKLAFINTHYISGAWNGEHPERQERWRTHNTVVREVVAELLGRGLPVVLVGDFNRALSQDIPGMNHLNTAGVSGVPIDQIYVTVGIGTGPAERLEKYGSDHFAYTATVRY, from the coding sequence ATGCTCAAGCTCCTGTCGTCGGCCGTCCTCAGCCTGCTGCTCTCCCTGGGGCTTCTGCCCGCTTCACCCGGGGAGACAGAAACCGCGGCGCTCGCCGCCACGACGACCACGGTCGCGACGCACAACACGTGGCACGGGCAGGCGAACATGAGGCCGCTCGCGGACATCATCGGCTGGCAGGAGGTGGACACCGCGGAGGGCCACTCCAAGCTGGGCGCGATGGATGCCTACGCGCACTTCCGGCCCGGTGATGACCGGTTGGACGCGCGCAACTCCATCGCCATCTCCTGGCGCAAGAGCAAGTTCGAGAAGACGGGCGATGGGTCCCGGCTCACGCATGGCGGCGAGGCCGGGGTGACGCCGTCGCGCTTCGTGAACTGGGTCGTGCTGAAGAACCTCGCGACCGGCGAGAAGCTGGCGTTCATCAACACCCACTACATCTCCGGCGCCTGGAACGGCGAGCACCCGGAGCGCCAGGAGCGCTGGCGGACGCACAACACCGTGGTGCGCGAGGTCGTCGCGGAGCTGCTCGGCCGGGGGCTGCCCGTCGTGCTGGTGGGCGACTTCAACCGCGCGCTGTCCCAGGACATCCCCGGGATGAACCACCTGAACACGGCGGGCGTCAGCGGCGTGCCCATCGATCAGATCTACGTCACCGTGGGCATCGGCACCGGTCCCGCCGAGCGGCTGGAGAAGTACGGCTCCGACCACTTCGCCTACACCGCGACCGTCCGGTACTGA
- a CDS encoding bestrophin family protein, with protein sequence MIVRPRPGFFKLLFVVRGTILPRVLPHVLGVAALATLVVLTLKLGHLRLPVTSPAPLSLLGIALSIFLGFRNNACYDRWWEGRKQWGALIIEVRAFTHATIALLDDGRAELPDVGRQAARRLVHRTIAFPYALAAHLRSQDAAEAIGRHLEEPERSRVLGSGNRPNALLREHQLELARLLREGRLTDITWAALNERVHAMMSIFTACERIRLTPLPFAYTVLLHRTAYLFCLLLPFGLAESMGWFTPVLTAMIAYTFFGLDLLSEELEEPFGEAPNDLPLLAMSRTAEINMLESLGEPQPEPLRPKDFVLG encoded by the coding sequence GTGATCGTTCGTCCTCGTCCTGGCTTCTTCAAGCTCCTGTTCGTCGTGCGCGGCACCATCCTTCCGCGCGTCCTGCCCCATGTGTTGGGGGTCGCGGCGCTCGCCACGCTGGTCGTCCTGACGCTGAAGCTGGGCCACCTCAGGCTTCCGGTCACCTCTCCCGCGCCGCTGTCACTGCTCGGCATCGCGCTCTCCATCTTCCTCGGCTTCCGCAACAACGCCTGCTACGACCGCTGGTGGGAGGGACGGAAGCAGTGGGGCGCGCTCATCATCGAGGTGCGCGCCTTCACCCACGCGACCATCGCGCTGCTGGACGACGGGCGCGCCGAGCTGCCCGACGTGGGGCGGCAGGCGGCGAGGAGGCTGGTCCACCGCACCATCGCCTTCCCCTACGCGCTGGCCGCGCACCTCCGTTCGCAAGACGCGGCAGAGGCCATTGGCCGCCACCTGGAGGAGCCCGAGCGCTCGCGCGTCCTGGGCAGCGGCAACCGCCCCAATGCGCTCCTGCGCGAGCACCAGCTGGAATTGGCCCGCCTGCTCCGCGAGGGCCGGCTCACCGACATCACCTGGGCCGCCTTGAACGAACGGGTGCACGCCATGATGAGCATCTTCACGGCCTGCGAGCGCATCCGCCTCACGCCCCTGCCCTTCGCCTACACGGTGCTCCTGCACCGCACGGCCTACCTCTTCTGCCTGCTGCTGCCCTTCGGCCTCGCCGAGTCGATGGGTTGGTTCACGCCGGTGCTCACGGCCATGATTGCCTACACCTTCTTCGGCCTGGACCTCCTCAGCGAGGAGCTGGAAGAGCCCTTCGGAGAAGCTCCCAACGACCTGCCCCTGCTCGCGATGTCCCGCACGGCGGAGATCAACATGCTGGAGTCGCTGGGAGAGCCTCAGCCGGAGCCGCTGCGCCCCAAGGACTTCGTCCTCGGCTGA